One window from the genome of Labeo rohita strain BAU-BD-2019 chromosome 10, IGBB_LRoh.1.0, whole genome shotgun sequence encodes:
- the hapln1b gene encoding hyaluronan and proteoglycan link protein 1, whose amino-acid sequence MTFLLFFLLVLSESRADSFEEAYSDLEHSRTIYISENGPRLSVDTAQPKVISQRGGNATLQCKFTRDPTSPPNPKLRIKWTKLTSDYLKEIDVFVAMGFHKKSYGRFHGRVYLQAASKNDASLVITDITLEDYGKYKCEVIDGLEDDTAVVSLDLQGIVYPYFPRLGRYNLNFADAEKACRDQDAIVASFDQLYDAWRDGLDWCNAGWLSDGSVQYPITKPREPCGGKNTIPGVRNYGMRDKQKERYDVFCFTSNYKGRFYYLIHPVKLTYDEAVRACQKDGAQIAKVGQMYAAWKLLGYDRCDAGWLADGSVRYPISKPRRRCSPTEAAVRFSGFPDKKHKLYGVYCYKSDN is encoded by the exons ATGACCTTCCTTCTTTTCTTCCTCTTGGTCCTCTCCGAGAGCCGAGCTGACAGCTTTGAAGAGGCATACAGTGATCTGGAACACTCCAGGACTATATACATCTCAG AAAATGGCCCCAGACTCTCAGTTGACACAGCACAACCCAAAGTAATCTCTCAACGTGGAGGCAACGCCACACTGCAATGCAAGTTCACCCGGGATCCTACATCTCCCCCAAATCCCAAGCTGAGGATTAAATGGACTAAACTGACTTCAGACTATCTGAAGGAAATCGACGTTTTCGTAGCTATGGGTTTCCACAAAAAGAGCTACGGTCGATTCCACGGCCGTGTATACCTGCAGGCTGCCAGCAAGAATGATGCCTCATTAGTTATCACTGACATCACTCTGGAGGATTATGGGAAATACAAGTGTGAAGTCATCGATGGCTTGGAGGATGATACAGCAGTTGTATCACTTGACCTGCAAG GCATCGTATACCCATATTTTCCTCGACTGGGTCGTTACAATCTCAACTTCGCTGATGCCGAGAAAGCTTGCCGAGACCAGGACGCCATTGTGGCATCTTTTGACCAGCTGTATGACGCATGGAGAGATGGGTTGGATTGGTGCAATGCAGGGTGGCTCAGTGACGGATCGGTGCAATACCCCATCACCAAACCCAGAGAGCCATGTGGAGGCAAAAACACCATTCCTGGTGTAAGGAATTATGGGATGCGTGACAAGCAAAAGGAACGATATGATGTCTTCTGTTTCACCTCTAACTACAAAG GACGTTTCTATTATTTGATACACCCTGTCAAGCTTACATACGATGAGGCAGTGCGGGCATGTCAAAAGGACGGTGCTCAGATCGCCAAAGTCGGGCAGATGTACGCAGCATGGAAGCTTCTGGGCTACGACCGCTGCGATGCGGGCTGGCTGGCGGACGGCAGTGTACGCTACCCCATCTCAAAACCACGCAGACGCTGCAGTCCCACGGAAGCCGCCGTACGCTTCTCTGGATTCCCAGACAAGAAGCACAAACTCTACGGTGTCTACTGCTACAAGAGCGACAACTGA